Proteins encoded together in one Telopea speciosissima isolate NSW1024214 ecotype Mountain lineage chromosome 4, Tspe_v1, whole genome shotgun sequence window:
- the LOC122657486 gene encoding uncharacterized protein LOC122657486 isoform X1 has translation MQGLQHQQQQLAALLSVVLPKDNSSSSSASEDDDSARLVALNSLHRAILYPTNTLLVAHSASFLSQGLSQLLSDKSYSVRRGAGIAYGALCSVVCSSLVTPNGRQNQVIAGSLVDRFISWALPLLRDVRVGDGMAELALEGLREFLNTGDVAAVERYVPPILKACQELLEDERTSLNLLHRLLSFLTLISLKFYRCFQSHFVDIIDLLLGWALVPDLLESDRGIIMDSFLQFQKHWLGNMQFSLGLLSKFLGDMDVLLQDGSPGTPQHFRRLLALLSCFSTVLQATASGMLEMNLLETISEPLSRMIPQLLACLSMIGRKFGWSKWTGQSWRCLTLLAEILGERFSSFYSVAIDILFETLREESSVQHVGSGKVTTLQVHGVLKTNLQLLSLQKLGLLPSSVQKILQFEFPISQLRLHPNHLVTGSSAATYLFLLQHESHEVVGQAMVSLLEELELLKGMVGTIWECRDVASSVTDYKPYSKLELFSLIKFDLKVLLSCVTLGSGGTRLDQPAIAASCNERSVKLTSFILEKLNPFDLPIEGCIELQASVVTALSKLSEIEFLSKCTINRSSVNTTLIDITVEKLLDCDDFKNEYSIVVNDYLRKYSMILVKALDVSSPLAVKLEGLRWIQGLCEAVLTVTEDLVATKYFYAVGGYVFVGGHLIFTILNAATDRELKVRSQVASILESLLQAKLIYPGHFYSITEVVLEKLGDPDVTIKTAFVRVLSLVLPLTMYAYGLFDNEMGTTCRTGVLRLGNRSCLHWKQISALKQLPRQFHSQQLASILNYISQRWKVPLSSWIQRLFYSCHVTKDFSSNQLENTGNVGLWMDIKVEGDMLDKICSVNNLAAAWWSVHEAARYCVSVRLRTNLGGPTQTFAALERMLLDTAQVLQLDTEQNDGNLNISFSSTHLLPMRLLLDFVESLKKNIYNAYDGSVVLPCATRQSSLFFRANKKVCEEWFSRICEPMMNVGVALHCYAATVHYSTLRLQDLRNLVAAALKDKSWGQVSENHRNLRSRFAGDVLRVLQHAALALCRSHEPEALIGLQKWVSMTFSLVFVEENQSLSNSEMLGPFSWITGLVYQAQGQYEMAAAHFTHLLQTEETLSSMGSDGVQFAIARVIEGYSALSDWKSLESWLLELQVLRAKNAGKSYSGALTAAGNEINAVHALACFDEGDAQASWAYLDLTPKSSNELTLDPKLALQRSEQMLLQAMLLHREGTVEKVQQEIDKAKSMLEEALSVLPYDGLTEAAAYATQLHCIFAFEEGYKVKSSGDESKVHQSILSSLTQLMQFPIDRVHQDCNLWLKIFRIYRTVIPTSPITLQLCQKLMHLARKQRNLMMAHNLNKFLKDHVLSCAEGMYRDFLVTNIQYEGILLIHAEDKLEDALMDLWSFVCPNMLSPTTVSSNVDNTLKAKGCLKLSNWLRRNSSDMNLENVIRKIHADLNISESDASLGRDGPSVGSGDVNSNMSINQILEEIVGAAVKLSTLLCPNMGKSWLSYASWCYSQARNSVPAQHGTILQSCSLSPILVPEVQPDRFKLTKEEALRVENIILELFQKISVANDAGGEWILWSDSHEHLRNENTVKALARQVVNIIEAAAGAPGMEDSEGECLSATVTSQLQLFFLHMDASLQKADILSSINELVDVWWTLRRRRVSLFGHAAHGFMQYLSQSSSKLWEGHLAGSDLDPMKQRTGSYTLRATLYVLQILLNYGVELRDTLEPGLSTVPLLPWQDITPQLFARLSSHPEQVVRKQLEGLLMMLAKLTPWSVVYPTLVDINAYEGEPSEELQHILGCLSKLYPKLSQDIQLVINELGNVTVLWEELWLSTLQDLHTDVIRRINMLKEEASRISENVTLSHSEKNKINAAKYSAMMAPIVVALERRLASTSRKPETPHEIWFHKEYREQLKSAILAFKTPPLSMAALGDVWRPFDAIAASLAAYQRKSSISLGDVAPRLALLSSSEVPMPGLVKQTTISESCAGPTTDLQTIVTVASFSEQVTILSTKTKPKKLVILGSDGEKYTYLLKGREDLRLDARIMQLLQAINGFLHSSPDTRSCSLAIRYYSVTPISGQAGLIQWVDNVISIYSVFKSWQYRMQLAQLSAMGAGNMNNAAPPPVPRPSDMFYGKIIPALKEKGIRRVISRRDWPHEVKRKVLLDLMKETPRQLLHQEIWCASEGFKAFSMKLKRYSGSVAAMSMVGHILGLGDRHLDNILMDFSSGDVVHIDYNVCFDKGHRLKIPEIVPFRLTHTIEAALGLTGIEGTFRANCEAVIGVLRKNKDILLMLLEVFVWDPLVEWTRGDGHDEAAIGGEERKGMELAVSLSLFASRVQEIRVPLQEHHDLLLATLPAAESAVERFLEVLSKYEVVSALFYHADQERSTLTLHETSAKSIVSEVTCNSEKTHALFEKQTHEFAQARALAAEKAQEAMMWIEQHGRVLDALRSGSIPEVQACIKLSSMEDALSLTSAVLVAGVPLTIVPEPTQAQCHDLDREVSQLIAELDDGQASAVQALQAYALALQRILPLNYITTSPLHGWAQILQLSVNTISSDVLSLARRQAADLISKTQGEGIDSIQQRHEDFCHKVEKYAMEIEKVEEECSELVNSIGSDTEAKAKDRLITAFTKYMQSAGFPRKEDDVSFIQRSQFKHDGTKDIGYLGEIEEKKEKVLSVLHAAASALYNEVNGKILHILGHSIERVGWRLAEDSLHSDSGTIFSELEEQVEKCMLVAGFANELQRFIGVDVPNICLDMDNPKFSSEGNWASIFQYSVLSCRILVGQMTEVVLPEIMRSIVSHNSEVMDAFGSLSQIRGSIDTALEQLVEVEIERASLVDLEQNYFVKVGLITEQQLALEEAAMKGRDHLSWEEAEELASQEEACRAQLDQLHQTWNQKDMRISSLIKREAAIRNALLSSERHFLSLISADQGRDPHLLRSKALLATLVKPFSELEPIDQMMSKFGSYASSYSNGSSNLVNLMNSGYSISEYVWKFASLLKNHSFFIWKVGIMDSFLDSCIHDISSAVDHNLGFDQLYNVLKKKLEIQLQGHIGQYLRERVAPTLLARLEKENDHLRQLTQATKEPSVDQVKRDGGAVKRVQLMLEEYCNAHETARAARSAVSLMKRQVSELKEAIRKTSLEIVQLEWLCDSLLPYLNTNRIISQKFLIGDEQLYPIILNLSRPKLLDNLQSTVSSIARSMESLQACERTSVSAEGQLERAMGWACAGPSPIGAGTTMAKSSGIPPEFHDHLMRRRQLLWAAQEQASDIIKICSSIVEFEASRDGIFQMPADISGGRTVGDGRMWQQAYLNALTRLDVAYQSFNRAEQEWKLAKSSMEAAASGLFSATNELCIASVKAKSASGDLQGILSEMRDCAHETSIALSSFAHVSRGHTALTSECGSMLEEVLAITEGLHDVHSLGKEAADLHKVLLSDLSKANTILLPLESVLCKDVAAMADAISKERESQMEISPIHGQAIYQSYYSRIREAHQSLKPLVPSLTLSVEELHSMLTRLARTASLHAGNLHKALEGLGESQAARSQEMNLSRSDLAGDAAAFDDKEKDLFSRTDGGSNSDFLDAAGLSLQDEGWISPPNSIYSSSSVSSIASPDSSIPDSFSGQENRMELFSCGFDGGEHAEYLNSILSTGTDIQEGLAHGQSESQVVEVRNVGANSSSSALDEPIEHLQALALSCEATIGQIDPLGPLEKEKLEDVIYGVKDDASTPNQVKKHSANHEASLPGIDGQSRINRGKNPYAMSVLRRVEMKLDGRDIEDSRELDIAEQVDYLLKQATSIDNLCNMYEGWTPWI, from the exons ATGCAAGGTCTCCAGCACCAGCAGCAGCAGTTGGCAGCTCTCCTCTCTGTTGTCCTCCCCAAAGACaactcctcctcttcctccgcCTCCGAAGACGACGACTCCGCCCGTCTCGTCGCCCTCAACTCGCTCCACCGTGCTATTCTTTATCCTACCAACACCTTGCTCGTCGCTCACTCtgcctcttttctctcccaggGCTTATCTCAGCTTCTTTCCGACAA GTCCTATTCAGTGAGGCGGGGAGCGGGTATTGCCTATGGTGCGCTGTGTTCTGTAGTTTGTTCAAGCCTTGTAACTCCCAACGGAAGGCAAAACCAGGTTATAGCTGGTAGTTTAGTGGACAGGTTCATCAGTTGGGCTCTGCCACTGCTAAGGGATGTCAGGGTTGGAGATGGGATGGCCGAACTGGCACTGGAAGGTCTCCGGGAGTTTCTCAATACGGGAGATGTTGCCGCAGTTGAGCGATATGTTCCGCCAATTCTCAAAGCATGCCAGGAACTTCTTGAGGATGAGAGAACCTCCTTGAACTTACTCCATCGATTGCTTAGTTTTTTGACTTTGATATCACTGAAGTTTTATAGGTGCTTCCAGTCTCATTTTGTTGACATAATTGACCTTCTTCTTGGGTGGGCATTGGTGCCAGACCTTTTGGAGTCTGATAGGGGCATTATAATGGATAGTTTCTTGCAGTTTCAGAAGCATTGGTTGGGTAATATGCAGTTCTCACTGGGACTGCTGTCGAAGTTCTTAGGTGATATGGACGTCTTACTCCAGGATGGGAGCCCTGGAACCCCACAACACTTTCGGAGATTACTTGCTCTGCTATCTTGTTTTTCAACAGTCCTGCAGGCTACAGCTTCTGGGATGCTGGAAATGAATTTACTTGAAACAATCAGTGAACCGCTGTCTAGAATGATTCCTCAACTATTGGCATGCCTCTCCATGATTGGCCGGAAATTTGGGTGGTCAAAATGGACCGGACAGTCCTGGAGATGCTTAACTTTATTGGCTGAAATTCTGGGGGAAAGGTTTTCCTCATTTTATTCAGTTGCTATTGATATCTTGTTCGAAACTTTGAGGGAGGAAAGTTCTGTCCAACATGTAGGCTCTGGCAAGGTTACAACCTTACAGGTTCATGGGGTGCTGAAAACAAACCTCCAGTTGCTTTCTCTACAGAAGCTTGGACTCCTGCCGTCATCTGTTCAGAAAATACTGCAATTTGAATTTCCAATTTCTCAGCTGCGGCTGCATCCGAATCACCTTGTGACAGGAAGTTCTGCTGCCACATATCTTTTCTTGCTTCAGCATGAGAGCCATGAAGTTGTAGGACAGGCAATGGTTTCTCTGCTTGAAGAGCTGGAGCTATTAAAGGGAATGGTTGGGACAATTTGGGAGTGTAGGGATGTTGCCAGTAGTGTAACAGATTATAAGCCTTATTCAAAACTCGAGTTATTTTCGTTGATTAAGTTTGATTTGAAAGTATTGTTAAGCTGTGTAACATTGGGTAGTGGTGGGACTCGTCTTGACCAGCCAGCAATTGCTGCTTCCTGCAATGAGAGGTCAGTAAAACTGACATCATTTATTTTGGAGAAACTGAATCCGTTCGACTTACCTATTGAAGGGTGCATTGAATTGCAAGCCAGTGTTGTGACGGCATTGAGCAAACTTAGTGAGATTGAATTCTTAAGCAAGTGCACCATAAACAGAAGTTCTGTCAACACAACTCTCATTGATATAACAGTTGAAAAACTATTGGATTGTGACGACTTCAAGAATGAGTATTCCATTGTGGTTAATGATTATTTGAGGAAGTACAGTATGATCCTTGTTAAAGCTCTTGATGTTTCTTCTCCCCTTGCTGTTAAGCTAGAAGGTTTACGATGGATCCAAGGTCTTTGTGAGGCTGTTCTAACTGTGACGGAGGATTTAGTTGCTACCAAGTATTTTTATGCAGTGGGTGGATATGTTTTTGTTGGTGGTCATTTGATTTTCACTATTTTGAATGCAGCTACAGATCGGGAGCTGAAAGTGAGATCTCAGGTTGCATCTATATTGGAAAGTCTGCTGCAAGCGAAGCTTATTTATCCTGGACATTTCTACTCCATTACTGAAGTTGTCCTTGAAAAACTTGGTGATCCTGATGTTACTATTAAAACTGCTTTTGTCAGGGTGCTTTCCCTTGTTTTGCCTCTGACAATGTATGCATATGGCTTGTTTGATAATGAAATGGGTACTACATGTAGAACTGGTGTGCTTAGGTTGGGCAACAGATCATGCTTACACTGGAAGCAAATATCAGCACTCAAGCAGCTGCCAAGGCAATTTCACTCGCAGCAGCTTGCTTCCATTTTAAATTATATCTCACAGAGATGGAaggtgcctctttcctcttggATCCAACGTCTTTTTTATAGTTGCCATGTTACAAAAGACTTCAGTTCCAACCAGCTCGAAAACACAGGAAATGTTGGCCTATGGATGGACATAAAAGTTGAGGGAGATATGCTGGATAAAATTTGCTCGGTAAATAACCTGGCCGCTGCATGGTGGTCTGTCCATGAAGCAGCTAGATACTGTGTCTCTGTCCGCCTGCGAACCAACCTTGGTGGTCCCACGCAGACTTTTGCAGCCTTGGAGCGCATGCTTCTAGACACGGCACAGGTGCTACAGCTAGACACCGAGCAAAATGATGGTAACTTGAATATTAGTTTTTCTAGTACGCACTTGTTACCCATGAGACTACTATTGGATTTTGTTGAGTCCctgaagaaaaatatatataatgcCTATGATGGTTCTGTTGTTTTACCATGTGCTACCCGCCAGAGTTCCTTGTTCTTTCGGGCTAACAAGAAGGTCTGTGAGGAGTGGTTTTCTCGCATCTGTGAACCGATGATGAATGTTGGGGTTGCACTGCATTGTTATGCTGCTACAGTTCATTATTCCACATTGCGCTTACAGGACCTCAGAAATCTAGTGGCTGCAGCTTTGAAAGACAAATCATGGGGCCAGGTATCTGAGAATCACCGCAATCTGAGAAGCAGATTTGCAGGAGATGTTTTGAGAGTCTTACAACATGCAGCTTTGGCTCTTTGCAGGAGTCATGAACCTGAAGCTTTGATTGGCCTACAAAAATGGGTTTCAATGACATTCTCTTTGGTGTTTGTGGAGGAGAATCAGAGTCTGAGTAACAGTGAAATGTTGGGACCTTTTTCGTGGATCACGGGACTTGTGTATCAGGCACAGGGGCAGTATGAAATGGCTGCTGCTCACTTTACTCATCTGCTTCAGACTGAGGAGACTTTGAGTTCAATGGGTTCTGATGGTGTACAGTTTGCTATTGCACGTGTCATTGAAGGTTACAGTGCACTGTCTGATTGGAAGTCTCTAGAATCATGGCTATTGGAGCTGCAGGTTCTTCGTGCAAAAAATGCAGGGAAAAGTTACTCTGGTGCACTAACTGCTGCTGGCAATGAAATTAATGCAGTTCATGCCTTGGCCTGCTTTGATGAGGGAGATGCTCAGGCCTCATGGGCATACCTTGATTTGACACCTAAAAGTAGTAATGAGCTCACACTTGATCCTAAACTGGCATTGCAGAGGAGTGAACAGATGCTTTTGCAAGCAATGCTTCTTCACAGAGAAGGAACGGTAGAGAAGGTGCAACAGGAAATAGATAAGGCCAAGTCAATGCTGGAGGAAGCCTTGTCTGTTCTTCCCTATGATGGATTAACTGAAGCAGCAGCATATGCCACCCAATTGCACTGCATTTTTGCATTTGAAGAGGGCTACAAAGTTAAAAGCAGCGGAGATGAATCCAAAGTACATCAATCAATTTTAAGTTCATTAACCCAACTCATGCAATTTCCCATTGATAGAGTTCATCAAGACTGTAATTTGTGGTTAAAAATTTTCCGTATTTATCGTACTGTGATTCCAACCTCCCCAATAACTCTGCAGCTGTGCCAGAAGTTGATGCATTTAGCCCGTAAACAAAGGAATTTAATGATGGCACACAATTTGAACAAATTTCTTAAGGATCATGTCTTGAGTTGTGCTGAGGGGATGTATCGAGATTTTCTTGTTACAAATATACAGTATGAGGGTATCCTGCTGATACATGCCGAAGACAAGCTTGAAGATGCTTTAATGGATCTTTGGTCATTTGTGTGCCCTAATATGCTTTCTCCAACAACAGTGTCTTCAAATGTTGACAACACTCTCAAGGCCAAGGGATGCTTGAAACTCTCAAATTGGTTGAGGAGGAATTCTTCTGATATGAATTTGGAAAATGTTATTCGCAAGATACATGCAGATCTCAACATATCAGAATCAGATGCTTCTCTTGGCAGAGATGGGCCCTCTGTCGGCAGTGGAGATGTAAACTCCAACATGAGCATCAATCAAATTCTTGAGGAAATAGTTGGTGCTGCTGTGAAATTGTCCACTCTTCTCTGTCCCAACATGGGTAAGTCGTGGCTTTCTTATGCCTCTTGGTGTTATAGTCAAGCCCGAAATTCCGTCCCTGCCCAACATGGTACCATTCTTCAGTCGTGTTCTTTGTCTCCCATTCTTGTTCCCGAAGTTCAGCCTGATAGGTTCAAATTAACAAAAGAAGAGGCATTAAGAGTGGAAAATATTATCTTAGAGCTCTTCCAGAAAATATCTGTTGCAAATGATGCTGGTGGAGAATGGATTCTCTGGTCTGATTCTCATGAACATTTGAGGAATGAGAACACTGTCAAGGCTTTAGCACGCCAAGTAGTAAATATAATTGAAGCTGCAGCTGGGGCACCTGGAATGGAAGACTCGGAGGGTGAGTGCCTGTCTGCTACTGTAACTTCTCAGTTGCAGTTGTTCTTTCTACATATGGATGCTAGCCTACAGAAAGCTGACATTTTGTCTTCAATTAATGAATTGGTTGATGTTTGGTGGACTCTAAGGCGGAGACGGGTATCACTCTTTGGTCATGCAGCTCATGGCTTTATGCAATACCTTTCACAATCATCCTCCAAGCTTTGGGAAGGTCATTTGGCTGGCTCTGATCTTGACCCCATGAAGCAAAGGACTGGAAGCTACACTCTTAGAGCTACTTTATATGTCCTACAAATTCTTCTCAATTATGGGGTGGAGTTAAGAGATACTCTTGAACCTGGTCTCTCAACAGTTCCTTTGTTGCCGTGGCAG GATATAACACCTCAGCTGTTTGCACGGTTAAGTTCTCATCCTGAGCAAGTAGTTCGAAAGCAACTGGAAGGCTTGCTGATGATGCTCGCAAAGCTAACTCCTTGGTCCGTAGTGTACCCTACATTAGTTGATATAAATGCTTATGAAGGGGAACCTTCAGAGGAACTTCAGCACATACTTGGGTGTTTG AGTAAGCTCTACCCCAAATTAAGTCAAGACATTCAACTTGTGATAAATGAGCTAGGGAATGTAACTGTTCTCTGGGAGGAGCTATGGCTCAGCACACTTCAAGATCTTCACACAG ATGTGATAAGGCGAATAAATATGCTTAAAGAGGAAGCTTCACGGATTTCAGAGAATGTCACTCTTAGTCATAGTGAGAAGAATAAGATAAATGCTGCAAAATACTCAGCTATGATGGCTCCTATTGTTGTTGCCTTGGAGCGTCGTCTGGCTTCAACTTCTCGAAAACCTGAAACTCCTCACGAGATTTGGTTCCATAAGGAATACAGAGAACAACTGAAATCTGCCATCTTGGCCTTTAAGACTCCTCCATTATCTATGGCGGCACTTGGGGATGTCTGGCGACCATTTGATGCTATTGCAGCATCTTTAGCTGCATATCAGAGGAAGTCATCAATTTCTTTGGGGGATGTTGCCCCAAGGCTGGCATTGTTATCATCATCTGAGGTTCCAATGCCTGGTCTTGTGAAGCAAACCACAATATCTGAGTCCTGTGCTGGTCCTACCACTGATCTCCAGACCATTGTCACTGTTGCTTCTTTCTCTGAACAAGTGACTATCTTATCAACCAAGACTAAACCTAAGAAACTTGTTATACTGGGTTCTGATGGTGAAAAGTATACATATCTCTTGAAAGGGCGTGAAGATTTGCGTCTTGATGCTAGAATTATGCAGCTGTTGCAAGCCATCAATGGTTTTTTGCATTCATCTCCTGATACGCGTAGTTGTTCGCTTGCTATTCGTTATTATTCTGTGACACCAATCAGTGGTCAGGCTGGTCTTATCCAGTGGGTAGACAATGTAATAAGCATATATAGTGTATTCAAGTCTTGGCAGTACCGTATGCAGCTAGCACAGCTCTCAGCAATGGGTGCTGGCAATATGAACAATGCAGCTCCTCCACCTGTTCCCCGGCCAAGTGATATGTTCTATGGTAAAATTATACCAGCACTCAAAGAGAAAGGCATACGAAGAGTAATCTCACGAAGAGACTGGCCCCATGAAGTCAAGCGGAAAGTTCTTCTGGATCTTATGAAGGAGACTCCTAGACAACTTCTCCATCAAGAAATTTGGTGTGCTAGTGAAGGATTCAAAGCCTTCAGCATGAAATTGAAGAG GTATTCTGGTAGCGTGGCAGCGATGAGCATGGTGGGACACATACTGGGCCTAGGAGATAGACATTTGGATAATATTCTCATGGACTTCTCTAGTGGGGATGTTGTACACATAGATTACAATGTGTGTTTTGATAAAGGACATAGACTAAAGATTCCAGAGATTGTCCCTTTCCGCCTAACCCATACAATTGAAGCAGCTTTAGGGTTGACAGGTATTGAAGGTACCTTCAGAGCTAATTGTGAAGCTGTTATTGGCGTTCTGAGGAAGAATAAAGACATACTATTGATGTTACTAGAGGTATTTGTTTGGGATCCTTTGGTAGAGTGGACACGTGGAGATGGCCATGATGAAGCAGCAATTGgtggtgaagaaagaaaaggcaTGGAATTGGCTGTAAGCTTGAGTTTGTTTGCATCTCGAGTGCAAGAAATTCGTGTTCCTTTACAG GAACATCATGACCTCTTACTTGCTACATTACCAGCTGCTGAATCAGCAGTTGAG AGGTTCTTGGAAGTCCTAAGCAAATATGAAGTTGTTTCTGCTCTCTTCTACCATGCTGACCAAGAGAGGTCAACCCTTACTCTGCATGAAACATCCGCAAAGTCAATTGTTTCTGAAGTAACTTGTAATTCAGAGAAAACCCATGCCTTGTTTGAAAAACAGACTCATGAGTTCGCTCAAGCAAGAGCTCTGGCAGCTGAGAAAGCCCAAGAGGCAATGATGTGGATAGAACAACACGGGAGAGTCCTCGATGCTTTGCGAAGTGGTTCCATTCCAGAAGTTCAAGCTTGCATAAAGCTGAGTAGCATGGAAGATGCCTTATCTCTCACATCTGCCGTCCTAGTGGCTGGTGTACCATTGACTATTGTCCCTGAGCCTACACAGGCACAGTGTCATGATTTAGATAGGGAGGTTTCCCAGCTCATTGCTGAATTGGATGATGGACAAGCTTCTGCAGTTCAAGCACTTCAAGCATATGCCTTAGCATTGCAAAGAATCCTACCCCTGAATTACATAACTACAAGTCCACTTCATGGTTGGGCACAAATTTTGCAATTGTCAGTGAATACCATATCTTCTGATGTTCTCTCTCTTGCCAGAAGACAAGCTGCAGACCTTATTTCCAAGACTCAAGGGGAGGGTATTGATTCTATTCAGCAGAGGCATGAAGATTTTTGTCATAAGGTGGAGAAATATGCAATGGAGATAGAGAAAGTTGAAGAAGAGTGTTCCGAACTGGTGAACTCTATTGGCTCAGATACAGAAGCAAAAGCTAAGGATCGTCTCATAACTGCCTTCACAAAGTACATGCAGTCTGCTGGTTTTCCAAGGAAAGAAGATGATGTGTCCTTTATTCAAAGGAGTCAATTTAAACATGATGGGACCAAGGACATTGGATATCTGGgagagattgaagagaagaaggaaaaggtaCTATCTGTTTTACACGCAGCAGCAAGTGCTCTTTATAATGAGGTTAATGGTAAGATTCTTCACATATTAGGTCACTCCATTGAAAGAGTTGGATGGAGACTTGCAGAAGATAGTTTACATTCTGATTCAGGAACTATCTTCTCAGAGTTAGAAGAACAAGTAGAGAAGTGCATGCTTGTCGCAGGGTTTGCTAATGAACTTCAGCGGTTTATTGGTGTGGATGTACCTAACATTTGTTTAGATATGGACAATCCTAAATTCTCTTCTGAAGGGAACTGGGCTTCTATTTTTCAGTACAGTGTACTTTCATGTAGAATTTTAGTTGGGCAAATGACTGAAGTTGTTCTCCCAGAGATAATGCGGTCAATTGTTTCACATAATTCAGAAGTTATGGATGCTTTTGGATCCCTTTCACAAATCCGGGGATCCATTGATACAGCACTGGAACAGCTTGTTGAGGTTGAAATCGAGAGAGCTTCCTTAGTAGATCTTGAACAGAACTACTTTGTGAAGGTTGGCCTCATCACAGAGCAGCAGTTGGCTCTTGAAGAAGCTGCCATGAAGGGTAGAGATCATCTTTCAtgggaagaagcagaagagcTTGCGTCTCAAGAAGAAGCATGTAGGGCTCAATTGGACCAACTCCATCAGACATGGAACCAAAAGGACATGCGAATTTCTTCTCTGATAAAGAGGGAAGCTGCTATTAGAAATGCATTGCTTTCTTCTGAACGCCATTTTTTATCTCTGATCAGTGCTGACCAAGGAAGGGATCCTCATCTCTTGAGAAGCAAAGCCCTTTTGGCTACATTAGTAAAACCCTTTTCTGAGTTGGAACCTATTGATCAAATGATGTCCAAATTTGGTAGCTATGCTTCTTCCTATTCAAACGGATCTTCTAATCTGGTAAATCTGATGAATTCTGGATACTCAATATCAGAATATGTCTGGAAGTTTGCCAGTTTATTGAAAAATCATTCCTTCTTTATCTGGAAAGTTGGAATCATGGATTCATTTCTTGATTCGTGCATACATGACATATCTTCGGCCGTGGATCACAATTTAGGATTTGATCAGCtctacaatgttttgaagaagaaacttgagATCCAGCTTCAAGGGCATATAGGTCAATATTTGAGAGAACGAGTTGCTCCTACTCTCTTGGCTAGACTAGAGAAAGAAAACGACCATTTGAGGCAACTTACCCAGGCAACGAAGGAACCGAGTGTTGATCAAGTAAAAAGAGATGGTGGTGCTGTCAAAAGGGTGCAGCTCATGCTTGAGGAATACTGTAATGCACATGAGACTGCTAGAGCTGCAAGATCAGCTGTTTCCCTTATGAAAAGGCAAGTAAGTGAGCTCAAAGAGGCTATTCGCAAGACAAGCCTAGAGATTGTTCAGTTGGAATGGCTGTGTGATTCTTTGTTGCCATACCTAAATACGAACAGGATAATATCTCAGAAATTCCTTATAGGTGATGAGCAGTTATACCCCATAATTCTTAACCTCAGTAGACCTAAATTGTTAGATAATTTGCAATCAACGGTGTCATCAATAGCTAGATCTATGGAGTCGCTGCAAGCTTGTGAGAGGACTTCTGTGTCAGCTGAAGGACAACTTGAAAGGGCAATGGGGTGGGCATGTGCTGGCCCTAGTCCCATTGGGGCTGGGACTACAATGGCCAAGAGCTCAGGAATTCCTCCGGAATTTCATGATCATTTGATGAGACGGCGCCAGTTGCTTTGGGCTGCTCAAGAGCAAGCATCAGATATTATCAAAATTTGCTCATCTATAGTGGAGTTTGAAGCATCTAGAGATGGGATTTTCCAGATGCCAGCGGATATTTCTGGTGGTAGGACTGTGGGTGATGGCAGGATGTGGCAGCAAGCTTACTTGAATGCTCTAACGAGGTTGGATGTTGCTTATCAATCTTTTAATC GTGCTGAACAAGAATGGAAATTGGCAAAAAGCAGCATggaagctgctgccagtggctTGTTTTCTGCAACGAATGAACTCTGTATTGCTTCAGTCAAGGCAAAGTCAGCCTCAG GTGATCTACAGGGCATACTTTCAGAGATGCGAGATTGTGCCCATGAAACCAGCATTGCACTATCTTCTTTTGCTCACGTTTCCAGGGGCCACACTGCTTTGACTTCTGAATGTGGTTCAATGCTTGAAGAG GTTTTGGCTATAACCGAGGGTCTACATGATGTTCACAGCTTGGGAAAGGAGGCTGCTGACTTGCACAAAGTTCTTTTGTCAGATCTTTCAAAG GCAAACACTATACTTCTCCCACTTGAATCAGTGTTATGCAAGGATGTAGCTGCCATGGCTGATGCTATttcaaaggaaagagagagcCAGATGGAGATCTCTCCTATTCATGGACAAGCAATATATCAATCCTACTACTCGAGGATTAGAGAGGCTCACCAGTCTTTGAAACCCTTGGTGCCatcactcactctctctgtgGAGGAACTCCATTCTATGTTAACCAGGCTTGCACGGACTGCAAGTCTCCATGCTGGGAATCTCCATAAA GCACTGGAAGGACTGGGAGAGAGCCAGGCGGCGAGGTCGCAAGAAATGAATTTATCAAGGTCTGACCTTGCAGGTGATGCAGCTGCATTTGATGACAAAGAGAAGGATCTCTTCTCCAGAACTGATGGAGGTAGCAACTCAGATTTTCTGGATGCTGCTGGGTTATCTTTGCAAGATGAAGGATGGATCTCTCCTCCCAACAGCATCTACAGTAGTAGCTCCGTCTCCAGCATTGCATCGCCTGATTCAAGTATCCCTGATAGTTTCAGTGGTCAAGAAAATCGGATGGAACTGTTTTCATGTGGATTTGATGGAGGAGAACATGCAGAATATCTAAACTCCATTCTG